One stretch of Tepiditoga spiralis DNA includes these proteins:
- a CDS encoding lysine 5,6-aminomutase subunit alpha, protein MKSKLGLDLNKIEYARKLSKEIALDVQNFVEKHTTVAVERTICRLLEIDGVNNEDVPLPNVVVDQLKENGVLSEGVLFFMGNAMIEMGLTPQEIAEKIANEELDITKLKMNPIEKIKETIEPNINATVEKLRKNREKRNEYLSTIGEGSKPYLYVIVATGNIYEDVVQAQAAARQGADIVAVIRTTGQSLLDYVPYGPTTEGFGGTMATQANFKIMREALDEVGEEVGRYIRLCNYCSGLCMPEIAAMGAFERLDVMLNDALYGILFRDINMKRTLVDQFFSRVINGFAGVIINTGEDNYLTTADAVEEAHTVLASDFINEQLALMAGIPEEQMGLGHAFEMNPELTNGFLYELAQAQMLREIFPKAPLKYMPPTKFMTGNIFRGHVQDALFNEVSIWTGQGIQLLGMLTEALHTPFMSDRYLSIENAKYIFNNMKDLGSEVEFKKDGIIQQRAQKVLNDATELLEKMVEDGLFKSLEKGTFAAIKRPIDGGKGLNGVVEKGNNYFNPFIKKMLEGERP, encoded by the coding sequence ATGAAGAGTAAACTCGGACTCGACCTTAATAAAATAGAATACGCAAGAAAACTTTCAAAAGAAATAGCACTTGATGTTCAAAACTTTGTAGAAAAGCATACTACAGTAGCAGTAGAAAGGACAATATGTAGATTATTAGAAATAGATGGTGTTAACAATGAAGATGTACCATTACCAAACGTTGTTGTGGATCAATTAAAAGAAAATGGAGTTTTATCTGAAGGTGTGTTATTTTTTATGGGAAACGCTATGATAGAAATGGGATTAACTCCACAAGAAATAGCAGAAAAAATAGCAAATGAAGAATTAGATATAACAAAATTGAAGATGAATCCAATTGAAAAGATAAAAGAAACAATAGAACCAAATATAAATGCAACTGTTGAAAAACTTAGAAAAAACAGAGAAAAAAGAAATGAATATTTGAGTACAATAGGTGAAGGGTCAAAACCTTATTTATACGTAATAGTTGCTACAGGAAATATATATGAAGATGTTGTTCAAGCACAAGCTGCAGCAAGGCAAGGAGCAGATATAGTTGCAGTTATAAGAACAACAGGACAAAGTCTTTTAGATTATGTTCCATATGGACCAACAACAGAAGGTTTTGGAGGAACAATGGCAACACAAGCAAATTTTAAAATAATGAGAGAAGCACTCGACGAAGTTGGAGAAGAAGTTGGTAGATACATAAGACTTTGTAATTATTGTTCTGGATTGTGTATGCCAGAAATAGCAGCTATGGGTGCATTTGAAAGACTTGATGTAATGCTCAATGATGCTCTTTATGGAATATTGTTTAGAGATATAAACATGAAGAGAACTCTTGTTGATCAGTTTTTTTCAAGAGTAATAAATGGATTTGCAGGAGTAATAATAAACACGGGAGAAGATAATTACTTAACAACAGCAGATGCTGTTGAAGAAGCTCATACAGTTCTTGCATCAGATTTTATAAATGAACAACTTGCATTGATGGCAGGAATACCTGAAGAACAAATGGGATTGGGACATGCATTTGAAATGAATCCAGAATTAACAAATGGATTTTTATATGAATTAGCTCAAGCACAAATGTTGAGAGAAATCTTTCCAAAGGCTCCATTGAAATATATGCCACCAACAAAGTTCATGACAGGAAATATATTTAGAGGTCATGTACAAGATGCACTATTCAATGAAGTATCAATATGGACTGGACAAGGAATACAACTTCTTGGTATGTTGACAGAAGCTTTACATACACCATTTATGTCTGATAGATATTTATCTATTGAAAATGCAAAGTATATATTCAATAATATGAAAGATTTAGGAAGTGAAGTTGAATTTAAAAAAGATGGAATAATTCAACAAAGAGCACAAAAGGTTTTAAATGATGCTACAGAATTGCTTGAAAAAATGGTAGAAGATGGTCTATTTAAATCACTTG
- a CDS encoding MutS-related protein: MKNKKIIGLEYIFNTLELITPIGYKKLKKLEFLTDEKEIKKEINATKEVFEFYMKNKKKVSEICHSLMKVRDITTTIKRLKNEYILDDVELFEIKTFSIISEELRELIKNEISIISLDSLNEVVEILDPEGYKIPSFYICDEYSEELKNLRKKKSKASEEEKEKLYEIEVELEDEIREKLTKQLIKYSKNLESCINKIAYLDLLIAKAKQIEKLDLCEPEISEETEYKSFFNPEIKDILEKKGKRYQKINVNVKTGVNIITGANMSGKTVILKTLALCQYMFQMGFFIPAESAKIRPVKKVFLQTGDYQSSLSGLSSYASEMIQLNEALTYSKKEKSCLILLDELARSTNPHEGKAIVKAVIRYLNSNDSLTYIATHYNVTKNENVRKLRVKGLIKEKLNESIDHKRIDEYIDYALIEDEEDKIPEEALTIAKLLNIDNELIDIAEKILKKEGLDEE, from the coding sequence ATGAAAAATAAAAAGATAATAGGTTTAGAGTACATATTTAATACATTAGAGTTGATAACTCCAATAGGTTATAAAAAATTAAAAAAATTAGAGTTTTTGACTGATGAAAAAGAAATAAAAAAAGAAATAAACGCAACTAAAGAAGTTTTTGAATTTTACATGAAAAATAAAAAAAAAGTATCTGAAATTTGTCATTCTTTAATGAAAGTTAGAGATATAACAACAACTATAAAGAGATTAAAGAATGAATATATATTAGATGATGTAGAATTATTTGAAATAAAAACTTTTTCAATAATTTCAGAAGAATTAAGAGAACTAATAAAAAATGAAATAAGTATCATATCTTTGGATTCTTTAAATGAAGTCGTTGAAATTCTTGATCCTGAAGGTTATAAGATACCATCATTTTATATTTGTGATGAATATTCAGAAGAATTAAAAAATCTTAGAAAAAAGAAAAGTAAGGCTTCAGAGGAAGAAAAAGAAAAACTTTACGAAATAGAAGTTGAGCTCGAAGATGAAATTAGAGAAAAGCTAACAAAACAGCTAATAAAATATTCTAAAAACTTAGAAAGTTGTATAAATAAAATAGCTTATTTAGATCTTTTAATTGCAAAAGCAAAACAAATAGAAAAATTAGATCTTTGTGAACCAGAGATATCAGAAGAAACAGAATATAAAAGTTTTTTTAATCCAGAAATAAAAGATATTTTAGAGAAAAAAGGGAAAAGATATCAAAAAATAAATGTAAATGTAAAAACAGGAGTAAATATAATTACTGGTGCAAATATGTCTGGAAAAACAGTTATTTTAAAAACATTAGCACTTTGTCAGTATATGTTTCAAATGGGATTTTTTATTCCAGCAGAAAGTGCAAAGATAAGACCAGTAAAAAAAGTATTTTTACAAACTGGAGATTATCAATCTTCTTTATCTGGATTATCTTCGTATGCATCAGAAATGATTCAATTGAATGAAGCTTTAACGTATTCAAAAAAAGAAAAATCATGCTTAATATTATTAGATGAACTAGCAAGAAGTACAAATCCTCATGAAGGAAAAGCAATAGTTAAAGCAGTAATAAGATACTTAAATAGCAATGATTCGCTTACTTACATAGCAACTCATTACAATGTTACTAAAAATGAAAATGTAAGAAAGTTGAGAGTTAAAGGATTAATAAAAGAAAAATTAAATGAATCAATAGATCATAAAAGAATAGATGAATACATAGACTATGCATTAATAGAAGATGAAGAAGATAAAATTCCAGAAGAAGCTTTAACAATAGCAAAACTATTGAATATAGATAATGAATTGATAGATATTGCAGAAAAAATACTAAAAAAGGAGGGTTTAGATGAAGAGTAA
- a CDS encoding MaoC family dehydratase, producing MKYEDIKLNDIYEIEKTITSNMVETFAEITGDKNPVHLDEEFAKNSIFKARIAHGILVVGQISAVLGMEFPGPGTIYLKQDTKFLKPVYIGEKIKISVEVKEKYDEKSRILLSTKVFNEKGKLAVDGEALVLFKGE from the coding sequence ATGAAGTATGAAGATATAAAATTAAATGATATATATGAAATAGAAAAGACAATAACATCAAATATGGTAGAAACCTTTGCCGAGATAACTGGGGATAAAAACCCAGTTCATCTTGACGAAGAGTTTGCTAAAAACAGTATATTTAAAGCAAGAATTGCTCATGGTATATTAGTTGTTGGACAAATATCAGCTGTTCTTGGAATGGAATTTCCTGGACCAGGAACTATATACTTAAAGCAAGATACTAAATTTTTAAAACCTGTATATATAGGTGAAAAAATAAAAATATCTGTTGAAGTAAAAGAAAAATATGATGAAAAATCAAGAATTCTATTATCTACAAAAGTTTTCAATGAAAAAGGAAAACTTGCAGTTGATGGAGAAGCATTAGTTCTTTTTAAAGGAGAATAA
- the ablA gene encoding lysine 2,3-aminomutase translates to MRSYKEIPLWKDVTDEQWNDWKWQIQNRITTVEQLKQVINLTEEEEKGVHNALKTLRMAITPYYASLMDPDNPKCPIRRQAVPSAKEIIKGEWDMLDPLHEDEDSPAPCITHRYPDRVLFLITDMCSMYCRHCTRRRFAGQTDASKKMEEINQAIDYIRRTPQVRDVLLSGGDALMVGIPMLEYILKELRKIDHVEVIRIGTRTPVVFPQVITDELVDMLKKYHPLWLNTHFNHPKEITPESTEACRKLADAGIPLGNQSVLLRGINDSEFIMMELVHRLVEIRVRPYYIYQCDLSQGIEHFRTSVSKGIGIIEALMGHTSGFCIPSFVVDAPGGGGKTRVMPQYLISQTDKTVILRNYEGVITTYHEPEDTTTDVDDSEYRKKYQIHGVAGLFHNHEHISLEPANLERHKRSHHEKV, encoded by the coding sequence ATGAGATCATATAAAGAAATACCTTTATGGAAAGATGTAACTGATGAACAATGGAATGATTGGAAATGGCAAATTCAAAATAGAATAACAACAGTAGAACAATTGAAACAAGTAATAAACTTAACTGAAGAAGAAGAAAAAGGTGTACACAATGCACTTAAAACATTGAGAATGGCAATAACTCCTTATTATGCTTCTTTAATGGATCCAGATAATCCAAAGTGTCCTATAAGAAGACAAGCTGTTCCAAGTGCAAAAGAAATAATAAAAGGAGAATGGGATATGCTCGATCCACTTCATGAAGATGAAGATTCACCAGCTCCTTGTATTACTCACAGATATCCAGATAGAGTATTGTTTTTAATAACAGATATGTGTTCTATGTACTGTAGACATTGTACAAGAAGAAGATTTGCTGGTCAAACAGATGCATCAAAGAAGATGGAAGAAATAAATCAAGCAATTGATTATATAAGAAGAACACCACAAGTAAGAGATGTATTGCTCTCTGGTGGAGATGCATTGATGGTAGGAATACCTATGCTTGAATACATATTAAAAGAATTAAGAAAGATAGATCACGTTGAAGTTATAAGAATAGGTACAAGAACTCCTGTTGTATTCCCACAAGTTATAACTGATGAACTAGTTGATATGTTGAAAAAATATCATCCATTGTGGTTAAATACACACTTTAATCATCCAAAAGAAATAACTCCAGAATCAACAGAAGCTTGTAGAAAATTAGCAGATGCAGGAATACCTTTAGGTAACCAAAGCGTTCTTTTGAGAGGTATAAATGATAGTGAATTTATAATGATGGAACTTGTTCACAGACTTGTTGAAATTAGAGTAAGACCATACTACATTTATCAATGTGATCTTTCACAAGGTATAGAACACTTTAGAACATCTGTAAGTAAAGGAATTGGAATAATAGAAGCACTCATGGGACATACTTCAGGTTTTTGTATTCCAAGTTTTGTTGTTGATGCCCCAGGTGGTGGAGGAAAGACGAGAGTTATGCCACAATACTTAATATCTCAAACAGATAAAACAGTTATTTTAAGAAACTACGAAGGAGTTATAACGACTTATCATGAACCAGAAGATACAACAACAGATGTAGATGATTCAGAATATAGAAAAAAATATCAAATTCATGGTGTTGCTGGATTATTCCACAATCACGAACATATAAGTTTGGAACCAGCAAATCTTGAAAGACATAAAAGATCTCATCATGAGAAGGTGTAA
- a CDS encoding L-erythro-3,5-diaminohexanoate dehydrogenase — translation MEKGCPFGTHRVIEPVGMLPQAAKKIDNTMQIRSNELLIDVQTLNIDSASFTQIKKACEKDISKMEKMILDIVNERGKMQNPVTGSGGMLIGTIKEIGPDFPDKSLKIGDKIATLVSLSLTPLKIEKIKKVNINNDQVDIDGQAILFESGLYAVLPNDIPEKLALAALDVAGAPAQVAKLVKPGNTVCIIGGGGKSGVLCSYEAMKQAGKDGKVIVVEYSEENAKRIKDMNLAHHVIVADATKPVEVYEKVKEVTDGEFCDITINNVNIESTEMSSILITKDEGIVYFFSMATSFTKAALGAEGVGKDITMMVGNGYTKGHADLTLQIIRESEDIRNLFEKLYV, via the coding sequence ATGGAAAAAGGATGCCCATTCGGAACACACAGAGTTATTGAGCCTGTTGGAATGCTCCCACAAGCTGCAAAGAAAATTGACAACACCATGCAAATAAGATCCAATGAACTACTCATTGATGTTCAAACTTTGAATATCGATTCAGCAAGTTTTACACAAATAAAAAAAGCTTGCGAAAAAGACATATCTAAAATGGAAAAAATGATTTTAGATATAGTAAATGAAAGAGGAAAGATGCAAAATCCAGTTACGGGATCTGGAGGAATGCTCATAGGAACTATAAAAGAAATAGGCCCTGATTTTCCAGATAAAAGCTTAAAAATTGGAGATAAAATAGCTACATTAGTTTCATTATCTCTTACTCCACTAAAAATTGAAAAAATAAAAAAAGTGAATATCAACAATGATCAAGTTGATATTGATGGACAAGCTATTTTATTTGAAAGTGGTTTGTATGCTGTTTTACCAAATGACATACCAGAAAAATTAGCTTTAGCAGCTCTCGATGTTGCAGGAGCACCTGCTCAAGTTGCAAAACTTGTAAAACCTGGTAATACTGTTTGTATAATAGGCGGAGGTGGAAAATCCGGAGTATTGTGTTCTTATGAAGCAATGAAACAAGCTGGAAAAGATGGAAAGGTAATAGTTGTTGAATATTCAGAAGAAAATGCAAAGAGAATAAAAGATATGAATCTTGCACATCATGTAATAGTTGCTGATGCAACAAAACCAGTTGAAGTGTATGAAAAGGTTAAAGAAGTTACTGATGGTGAATTTTGTGATATAACAATAAACAATGTTAATATAGAATCGACTGAAATGTCCTCAATTTTAATTACAAAAGATGAAGGTATTGTTTACTTCTTTTCAATGGCAACATCATTCACAAAAGCGGCTTTAGGTGCTGAAGGCGTTGGAAAGGATATAACTATGATGGTTGGAAATGGTTATACAAAAGGACATGCTGACTTGACCCTTCAGATAATAAGAGAATCTGAAGATATAAGAAATCTTTTTGAAAAATTATACGTATAA
- a CDS encoding 3-keto-5-aminohexanoate cleavage protein, giving the protein MEKLIITAAVTGAEVTREQQPNLPLTPDEIAEEALKCYEVGASIIHVHARDKEGNPTQSYDVYKEIKEKVEKKCNVIFQPSTGGAVWHKFEERMQPLKLNPEMATLSAGTTNFGEDIFVNSSEYIEKFAKEMYERKIKPEIEVFERGHINNALRLLKKEILRTPIHFDFVMGVPGAIPGEIDDLLYLVNHIPHGSTWTVAGIGRYELSLAVHAILMGGHVRVGFEDNIYYKKGELATSNAQLVQRIANISRELGREVATPEEARKILGIGGK; this is encoded by the coding sequence ATGGAAAAATTAATAATAACGGCAGCAGTTACTGGTGCTGAAGTAACAAGAGAGCAACAACCAAACTTACCATTAACTCCAGATGAAATAGCAGAAGAAGCATTGAAGTGTTATGAAGTAGGTGCTTCAATAATACATGTTCATGCAAGAGATAAAGAAGGCAATCCAACACAATCTTATGATGTTTATAAAGAAATAAAGGAAAAAGTTGAAAAAAAATGTAATGTTATTTTTCAACCATCGACAGGTGGTGCAGTTTGGCATAAGTTTGAAGAAAGAATGCAACCATTAAAGTTAAATCCAGAAATGGCAACATTGTCTGCTGGAACAACAAATTTTGGAGAAGACATATTTGTGAACAGTTCTGAATACATAGAAAAGTTTGCAAAAGAGATGTATGAAAGAAAAATAAAACCAGAAATAGAAGTCTTTGAAAGAGGACACATAAACAACGCTTTAAGATTATTAAAAAAAGAAATTTTAAGAACACCAATACATTTTGACTTTGTTATGGGAGTTCCAGGAGCTATTCCAGGAGAAATAGATGATTTATTGTACTTAGTAAATCATATTCCACATGGTAGTACTTGGACTGTTGCAGGAATAGGAAGGTATGAACTTTCACTAGCTGTTCATGCAATACTCATGGGAGGTCATGTAAGAGTAGGTTTTGAAGATAATATTTATTATAAAAAAGGAGAATTAGCTACTTCAAACGCCCAACTAGTTCAAAGAATTGCAAATATTTCAAGAGAACTAGGAAGAGAAGTAGCAACGCCAGAAGAAGCCAGAAAAATATTAGGAATTGGAGGTAAGTAA
- a CDS encoding hotdog domain-containing protein: protein MEKVMIRVRMSSHDAHYGGNLVDGAKMLQLFGDVATELLIRNDGDEGLFKAYDMVEFMAPVYAGDFIEATGEIIKTGNTSRKMIFEARKVIVPRPDISESAADVLEEPVVVCRASGTCVVPKDSQRK, encoded by the coding sequence ATGGAAAAAGTTATGATAAGAGTTAGAATGAGTTCTCATGATGCACACTATGGAGGTAACTTGGTTGATGGAGCAAAAATGTTACAACTCTTTGGTGATGTTGCAACAGAACTTTTAATAAGAAATGATGGAGATGAAGGATTATTTAAAGCATATGATATGGTTGAATTTATGGCGCCAGTTTATGCAGGTGATTTTATAGAAGCAACTGGTGAAATAATTAAAACAGGTAATACATCAAGAAAAATGATTTTTGAAGCAAGAAAAGTGATTGTTCCAAGACCAGACATTTCTGAATCGGCAGCCGATGTTCTTGAAGAACCAGTTGTAGTTTGTAGAGCAAGTGGAACATGTGTTGTACCAAAAGATTCACAAAGGAAGTGA
- a CDS encoding 3-oxoacid CoA-transferase subunit B, producing MDTKIKIAKRVAKELKDGNLVNLGIGLPTLVSNYIPQGVHVFFQSENGIVGMGPVPKEGMENGDLTNAGAGYVTALPGAMAFDSAFSFSLIRGGHLDVTVLGGLQVDEEGHLANWMVPGKMIPGMGGAMDLVTGAKKVIVAMTHTAKGRAKIVKKCTLPLTSIRKVDLIVTEMCVIEPTEKGLLLKEISEGFTVEDIKNATEAKLIIPEDLKVMEV from the coding sequence ATGGATACTAAAATAAAGATTGCAAAGAGGGTTGCAAAAGAATTAAAAGATGGAAACTTGGTAAATCTTGGAATAGGTCTCCCAACACTCGTATCAAACTATATACCACAAGGAGTACATGTGTTCTTTCAATCTGAAAATGGAATAGTTGGTATGGGACCAGTTCCAAAAGAAGGGATGGAAAATGGAGACTTAACAAATGCTGGTGCTGGTTACGTAACTGCCCTTCCTGGAGCAATGGCTTTTGATAGCGCATTTTCATTTTCATTAATAAGAGGAGGACACTTAGATGTAACCGTTCTTGGAGGTCTTCAAGTAGATGAAGAAGGTCACCTTGCAAATTGGATGGTTCCTGGAAAGATGATACCTGGAATGGGCGGAGCTATGGATCTTGTAACTGGTGCAAAAAAAGTTATTGTTGCTATGACTCATACAGCAAAAGGAAGAGCAAAAATAGTAAAAAAATGTACACTTCCTTTAACTTCAATTAGAAAAGTAGATTTAATAGTAACTGAAATGTGCGTTATTGAACCTACTGAAAAAGGTCTTTTATTAAAAGAAATATCAGAAGGATTTACAGTCGAAGATATAAAAAATGCAACTGAAGCAAAATTAATTATTCCAGAAGATTTGAAAGTTATGGAGGTTTAA
- a CDS encoding CoA transferase subunit A, whose amino-acid sequence MKVINAKEAIEKVNNGDSVMIGGFLGVGAPETLVDELIAQKKSDLEIIGNDTAFVDKGIGKVVVNKLARKVVVSHIGTNKETQRQMIENELEVKLVPQGTLAEQVRAGGVGLGGILTPTGVGTEVEKGKQVVELNGKKYILEEAIHAKVALIKAKKADYLGNLQFSLTARNFNPLMAMAADIVIAEVEEIVPTGCIPPDSVHIPSVVVDYIVVGGAK is encoded by the coding sequence TTGAAGGTTATTAATGCCAAAGAAGCCATTGAAAAAGTAAATAATGGTGATAGTGTAATGATTGGTGGTTTTTTGGGTGTAGGAGCTCCAGAAACTCTTGTTGATGAGCTTATAGCACAAAAAAAATCTGATCTTGAGATCATTGGTAATGATACAGCATTTGTAGACAAAGGAATAGGAAAGGTTGTAGTCAACAAATTAGCAAGAAAAGTTGTAGTTTCTCACATAGGAACAAATAAAGAAACGCAAAGACAGATGATAGAGAATGAACTTGAAGTAAAGTTAGTTCCACAAGGAACCCTTGCAGAACAAGTGAGAGCTGGTGGAGTTGGACTTGGTGGAATATTAACTCCAACTGGAGTTGGAACAGAAGTAGAAAAAGGAAAACAGGTAGTTGAATTGAATGGAAAAAAATACATATTAGAAGAAGCCATTCATGCAAAAGTTGCTTTAATAAAAGCTAAAAAAGCTGATTATTTGGGAAATCTTCAATTTTCTTTAACTGCAAGAAACTTTAATCCTTTGATGGCAATGGCTGCTGATATAGTAATAGCAGAAGTTGAAGAAATTGTACCAACAGGTTGTATTCCTCCAGATAGTGTACACATTCCAAGTGTGGTTGTGGATTATATAGTAGTTGGGGGTGCTAAATAA
- a CDS encoding YbjQ family protein: MILVNTDFISGKKLETISIVKGSTIRSKNVGKDIMSGLKTLVGGEITAYVEMMNEARAIATKRMVEEAEELNADAIINIRYATSAIMASAAEVIVYGTAVKFVD; encoded by the coding sequence ATGATCTTAGTAAATACTGATTTTATAAGTGGAAAAAAACTTGAAACTATTTCAATAGTAAAAGGATCAACTATACGTTCAAAAAATGTTGGAAAAGATATAATGAGCGGATTAAAAACTCTTGTTGGTGGAGAAATAACTGCTTATGTAGAAATGATGAATGAAGCACGTGCCATAGCTACTAAAAGAATGGTTGAAGAAGCAGAAGAATTAAATGCTGATGCAATTATAAATATAAGATATGCAACAAGTGCTATAATGGCTAGTGCTGCAGAAGTTATAGTTTATGGAACAGCAGTAAAGTTTGTTGATTAA
- the rpmB gene encoding 50S ribosomal protein L28, with the protein MSKKCDICGKGPVANGQRSGHSLVSTRRWWKPNIQRVRAVMSDGSVKRVHVCTDCLRAGKIKRA; encoded by the coding sequence ATGTCTAAAAAATGTGATATATGTGGAAAAGGACCTGTTGCAAATGGTCAAAGATCCGGACACTCTCTCGTTTCAACAAGAAGATGGTGGAAACCAAATATTCAGAGAGTAAGAGCTGTAATGAGTGATGGTTCAGTTAAAAGAGTACATGTATGTACAGATTGCTTAAGAGCAGGAAAAATAAAAAGAGCATAA
- the lysS gene encoding lysine--tRNA ligase codes for MGNEIRNQRIKMIEELRNNGFNPYPYSFNKEMDVEKIKLKFEDKINPGDLLENEVFSFAGRIMTIRTHGKSAFIHLKDDTGRLQVYIRKDKIGEEKYDFFKKFISAGDWLGVKGFPFKTKTGELTILALEIELLSKTIRPMPEKWHGLKDKEIRYRQRYVDMISNDEVIKTFRTRSLVVRYMREYLNERGFFEVETPILQNIMGGANARPFITHINAFDTDMYLRIATELHLKRLVVGGMEKVYEIGRIFRNEGVDYKHNPEFTTIELYQAYADYNDIMELTENVLAYIAKKIHGTTKVMYDGKEIDFTPPFKRIKMREFIKEHLGVDILEDSIETLDAFLKEKGIEVEIKEKGKYIDELWDLVEDKIVQPTFIIDHPIEISPLAKKHREDPRLTERFELIVNGTELANAFSELNDAIDQLERFKKQEELKDLGDDEAQVVDYDFVRALEYGLPPTGGLGIGIDRFAMFMTNTTTIKDIIPFPLVKNVKFEDEEAYLDEEHNG; via the coding sequence GTGGGAAACGAAATAAGAAATCAAAGAATTAAAATGATAGAAGAATTGAGAAACAATGGATTTAATCCTTATCCATACAGTTTTAATAAAGAAATGGATGTTGAAAAAATAAAATTAAAATTTGAAGATAAAATAAATCCGGGTGATTTATTAGAAAATGAAGTTTTTTCATTTGCAGGAAGAATTATGACAATTAGAACTCACGGTAAATCAGCATTTATACATTTAAAAGACGATACAGGAAGACTACAAGTTTACATAAGAAAAGATAAAATAGGAGAAGAAAAATATGATTTTTTTAAGAAATTTATAAGTGCCGGAGATTGGTTAGGCGTAAAAGGATTTCCTTTTAAAACAAAAACTGGAGAACTTACAATACTTGCTCTTGAAATAGAGTTATTATCTAAGACAATAAGACCAATGCCTGAAAAATGGCATGGATTAAAAGATAAAGAAATAAGATACAGACAAAGATATGTTGATATGATTTCAAATGATGAAGTCATAAAAACATTTAGAACAAGATCATTAGTTGTTAGATATATGAGAGAATATTTAAATGAACGAGGATTTTTTGAAGTAGAAACACCAATTCTTCAAAATATTATGGGTGGAGCAAATGCAAGACCATTTATAACTCATATAAATGCATTTGATACAGATATGTATCTTAGAATAGCAACTGAATTACATTTAAAAAGATTAGTTGTTGGAGGAATGGAGAAAGTATATGAAATAGGAAGAATTTTTAGAAATGAAGGTGTAGATTACAAACACAATCCTGAATTTACAACAATTGAGCTTTATCAAGCTTATGCTGATTACAATGATATAATGGAATTAACTGAAAATGTATTAGCTTATATTGCAAAAAAAATTCATGGTACAACAAAAGTAATGTATGATGGAAAAGAAATAGATTTTACACCACCATTTAAAAGAATAAAAATGCGTGAATTTATTAAAGAACATTTAGGTGTAGATATTTTAGAAGACAGTATAGAAACATTAGATGCATTCTTAAAAGAAAAAGGAATAGAAGTTGAAATAAAAGAAAAGGGTAAGTATATAGATGAATTATGGGATTTAGTGGAAGATAAAATAGTACAACCAACATTTATTATAGATCATCCAATAGAAATATCACCACTTGCAAAAAAACATAGAGAAGATCCAAGATTAACAGAAAGATTTGAATTAATAGTTAACGGAACAGAACTTGCAAATGCATTTTCAGAATTAAATGATGCAATTGATCAACTTGAAAGATTTAAAAAACAAGAAGAATTAAAAGATCTTGGTGATGATGAAGCTCAAGTAGTTGACTATGATTTTGTTAGAGCTTTGGAATATGGCTTACCACCAACTGGTGGGCTTGGAATAGGAATAGATAGATTTGCAATGTTTATGACTAATACAACTACAATAAAAGATATAATACCATTTCCACTTGTAAAAAATGTAAAATTTGAAGATGAAGAAGCATATCTTGATGAAGAACATAATGGTTAA
- the greA gene encoding transcription elongation factor GreA: MAETYKLTKEGYEKLKAEKDELKNRLMGEIAEKIKSARELGDLSENSEYEEAKNEQGKIDSRIKEIEYILDNSEILEDEEGNNTEVKLGKIVKIHDYGLKIDKEFRLVTPQEADIKKDKISTESIIGKNILGKKINDTVVIKTLNGKNKKIKILNIH, encoded by the coding sequence ATGGCTGAAACATATAAATTAACTAAAGAAGGGTATGAAAAATTAAAAGCAGAAAAAGATGAATTAAAAAATAGATTAATGGGTGAAATTGCAGAAAAAATAAAAAGTGCAAGAGAACTCGGAGATCTTTCAGAAAATTCAGAATATGAAGAAGCAAAAAATGAACAGGGGAAAATAGATTCTAGAATAAAAGAAATAGAATATATTTTGGATAATTCAGAAATTTTAGAAGATGAAGAAGGAAACAATACAGAAGTAAAATTAGGAAAAATAGTCAAAATTCATGATTATGGACTAAAAATTGATAAAGAATTTAGACTGGTAACACCACAAGAAGCAGATATAAAAAAAGATAAAATAAGTACAGAATCTATTATAGGAAAAAATATTTTAGGTAAAAAAATAAATGATACAGTTGTAATAAAAACCTTAAATGGAAAGAATAAAAAAATAAAAATATTAAATATACATTAA